A window of Marinobacter halotolerans genomic DNA:
ACCGAAAAACAGCATGGTGCCTGCGGCACTCTGGACCGACGGCTGCAGCGCTGCCCAGCCTAGTGTGCTGTAGACCAGCCCACAGGGCAGCCAGCCCCAGAGGCTGCCAAGAGCCAGTGCTTTCCAGACCCGATTCACCGGCATTACGTGTCGGGTCATGGGAGAGACCTTACGCCACACCGGCGCTCCCAGCCGCTCCACATACCGGATGCCCTGCCACCACTGCCCCATGGAAAGGCCCATCAGAATCAGCAGAATTCCGGCGATGGACCGCAGGACTGGCCCCAGGCTGGCGTACTGGTCGGCGGCCTGGGTGCTGAGAAAAGCCACCAGCGTGGCGATCAGTACATAGCTGGCAATGCGACCGCTGTTGAAGGCCAGCAGCATCAGGGTCTGGCGCCGCCGGTAACCGGCACCCACGGGAAGGGCCATGGACAGGGAGGCACTGATGCCGCCACACATGCTCAGGCAGTGCGTACTGCCCATCAGCCCGATCAGGTAGGCACTGGAATAGCTGAGAACGAGTTCATTTTCCATCAGGTGCGGCTATTGTCCTCGTCCCGGCTGCTTTCCTGTGACGCTGTGGTTTCGTCTGGCTGGCGGGACTCCTCCGGAATCCGGTCCTCATCGTCGTCATACAGAATTCGGTGGGCCGGGCCTTCAAGGTCGTCGTACTGCCCGTTTTTCACCGCCCAGGAAAACAGCACGACGCCAAACGCCACCAGAATCAGCATCAGCGGAACCAGTACCATCACGATTTTCATAGGCCAGCCTGTAAGGTTGCAGAAGGTTGTGCGTCAGCGTCCTGCCTGAGCGGCTTTGGCCTGGCGCGACTGAGGCGAAGGGCGTTCAGTACCACCACCAGTGAACTCGCCGACATACCGATGGCTGCCAGCCAGGGGGGCACAAATCCAGCGGCAGCCAGGGGCAGGGCAAACACATTGTATCCCAGAGCCCAGATCATGTTCTGACGGATCACCCGGCGCATGGAGCCGCTGATCACCAGCGCTTCAGGCAGTTCACTCAACCGCCCGCTCAGCAGCACCGCGTCCGCATTCAGCTGGGTCAGATCCGCCGCGCCGCCCATGGCCACAGATACCCGGGCCCCTGCCATGGACGGCAGATCATTCAGCCCGTCTCCCACCATCATGACACGGTGGCCCTCGTCGATTAAACGCCTTAGAACCGACAGCTTGTGCTCCGGTGAGGCTTCGCCAATGGCCTCGTCAATGCCCAGCAGCGCCGCAATTCTGGCAACGTGGGCGGACCGGTCTCCGCTGAGCAGAAGGGTGCGCAAACCGCGATCCTGCAATGCCCGGATCGTTTCCGCCGCATCCGGCCTGGGCTCATCGTCCAGGGTGAATCTTGCCAGCCAGCATTCGGGCGTCGCCAGCCAGATTTCCATGCCATCGCCGGTGGCGACCGCAGGAAGCGTCCCTATGGTGCGGCTCTCCACAAATTCCCGGTGCCCGATCGTCAGATCAAGCCCCTCAACCTGTCCCGACAATCCGCCTCCCAAGTGGTTCCGGACCGCGTCTGCTCTGGCAGCGGGGCGGGCGGTAAAGGCCCGGGCAATGGGATGTTCCGATGCCTGCTCCAGAGCAGCGGCCAGGCGCAGGCAATCCTGTGCGGGCATGTCGGTGAAAGCATCGGTGCCGGTAATGCGAAGTTCACCCCGGGTCAGCGTGCCGGTTTTATCGAATACAACGGTGTCAACGCCATGCATGGATTCAAGCGTATGGCCCCGGGTTGGCAAAAAGCCCTGCCGTCGGAGCCTCAGCGTGGCGGAGGTAATGGCGGTGGGCGTAGCCAGCGACAGGGCGCAGGGGCAGGTCACCACCAGCACAGACAGCATGATATCAAAGGCATTGTCGGCACCCGCCAACCACCAGCCAAGGCCGATGAGTGGGGTGATCCAAAGTACCTGGCCAACAAAGCGCCCGGCCAGGCGATCGGCAAGGTGAGCCACCGGCGGCTTCTCCGCCTGAACCCGATCCAGGATTCTTAGGATGCCGGACAGGCGTGTGCTGGCGCCGGCCCTGGTTACTCTCATTTCGAAGGGATGTTCGCCGTTGATGCTGCCGCTGTGGACCTCGTCGCCGGGTCCGCGGGTTTCCGGAAGGTACTCGCCGGTTAGCGCGGCTTCGTCCAGGGTGGTCTGGCCACTGGTCATCACGCCATCTGCCGGCAGCGTCTCTCCGGGCCGGATGCGGATGATGTCGTCTGCCTGTAGCTCATGGATGGGTACCAGTCCGGCTTTGGGGCCACTGATCCGGTTGGCAACTGTTGGCTGGAAGCCGGCCAGACTGTTGCCGCTAAGCCCGGCCCGGTAGCGAGCCCGGCTTTCGATATAGCGGCCCAGCTGCAGGAAGAAGGTGAACATACACACCGATTCAAAATAGACTTCTTCGCCCCCGAACACGGTGACCCAGGCGCTGGCGGCGTAGGCAAGACCGATCGCCGTAGCAACCGGTACGTCCATGGTCAGGTGTTTGCTCTGTAGGTCCCGTAGTGCGTTGGAGAAAAAAGGACGGGCGCTGTAAAACACCACGGGTGTAGCCACCAGCAGGCTGAACCAGCGGAAGAAA
This region includes:
- the ccoS gene encoding cbb3-type cytochrome oxidase assembly protein CcoS; amino-acid sequence: MKIVMVLVPLMLILVAFGVVLFSWAVKNGQYDDLEGPAHRILYDDDEDRIPEESRQPDETTASQESSRDEDNSRT
- a CDS encoding heavy metal translocating P-type ATPase, which produces MNALACFHCGEPANGNPPITLEREGKNHHFCCEGCKAVFQTINAEGLSGFYRFRTEPAVTPKKLTNTEIDRLRELDHPLVQQSFVSPVTAGQEATLLVGGITCAACIWLLEHHMAKQAGVIAFSVNHTTRRARLVWDASQAQLSDLLIAVHQLGYTARPYQADEAEQALKTENRSALIRLAVAGIGSFQSMMLAFPLYFELINDVSPEFVDFFRWFSLLVATPVVFYSARPFFSNALRDLQSKHLTMDVPVATAIGLAYAASAWVTVFGGEEVYFESVCMFTFFLQLGRYIESRARYRAGLSGNSLAGFQPTVANRISGPKAGLVPIHELQADDIIRIRPGETLPADGVMTSGQTTLDEAALTGEYLPETRGPGDEVHSGSINGEHPFEMRVTRAGASTRLSGILRILDRVQAEKPPVAHLADRLAGRFVGQVLWITPLIGLGWWLAGADNAFDIMLSVLVVTCPCALSLATPTAITSATLRLRRQGFLPTRGHTLESMHGVDTVVFDKTGTLTRGELRITGTDAFTDMPAQDCLRLAAALEQASEHPIARAFTARPAARADAVRNHLGGGLSGQVEGLDLTIGHREFVESRTIGTLPAVATGDGMEIWLATPECWLARFTLDDEPRPDAAETIRALQDRGLRTLLLSGDRSAHVARIAALLGIDEAIGEASPEHKLSVLRRLIDEGHRVMMVGDGLNDLPSMAGARVSVAMGGAADLTQLNADAVLLSGRLSELPEALVISGSMRRVIRQNMIWALGYNVFALPLAAAGFVPPWLAAIGMSASSLVVVLNALRLSRARPKPLRQDADAQPSATLQAGL
- a CDS encoding sulfite exporter TauE/SafE family protein; its protein translation is MENELVLSYSSAYLIGLMGSTHCLSMCGGISASLSMALPVGAGYRRRQTLMLLAFNSGRIASYVLIATLVAFLSTQAADQYASLGPVLRSIAGILLILMGLSMGQWWQGIRYVERLGAPVWRKVSPMTRHVMPVNRVWKALALGSLWGWLPCGLVYSTLGWAALQPSVQSAAGTMLFFGLGTLPSMLATGYAASWINRLKGHTRFRQLGGVLLIGFGLWTLPFIGSGH